The Blastomonas fulva genome contains a region encoding:
- a CDS encoding phage holin family protein: protein MIDQLRGLYADGREMIDAEIGFQKARMSAAGRQIRTIALLGVVGLILISCALIALVVGTMIALIPILGAWGAMGATVAGSLVLAALCFWLAAGRVGKVSALFAADPEAETTATAAEGHA from the coding sequence ATGATCGACCAGCTGCGCGGACTGTACGCCGATGGCCGCGAGATGATCGATGCCGAAATCGGCTTTCAGAAGGCGCGGATGTCGGCAGCCGGCCGGCAGATCCGCACCATAGCGCTGCTCGGCGTCGTCGGGCTGATCCTGATCAGTTGCGCGCTCATCGCGCTGGTGGTGGGGACGATGATCGCACTCATCCCGATCCTGGGCGCATGGGGTGCGATGGGAGCCACCGTTGCAGGCAGTCTGGTGCTGGCGGCATTGTGCTTCTGGCTGGCGGCGGGCCGCGTCGGCAAGGTGAGCGCATTGTTCGCCGCTGACCCCGAAGCCGAAACCACCGCCACGGCTGCGGAGGGTCACGCATGA
- a CDS encoding rhomboid family intramembrane serine protease encodes MPNLPRGAATNALVIANVLVWLAGFLTGWTERFQVEGGFWAARLSDSLHGHTSALPLDYPWVVPVWLTPVTSAFLHAGLLHLAMNMLVLVVVGRMIEAALGTGRFVLLYASGIVGAAAMHYAVDPLSTTPVVGASGAISALLAAYFLLFARRKPKAIGPVPGLVVHIAWLAAAWIGINLLSQLAFAGTALGIAIWAHIGGFAAGLALAVPLAQSHRPRRPRRDIP; translated from the coding sequence ATGCCCAATCTGCCGCGCGGCGCGGCGACCAACGCGCTGGTGATTGCCAATGTGCTGGTTTGGCTTGCAGGCTTTCTGACCGGCTGGACCGAACGCTTTCAGGTTGAAGGCGGGTTCTGGGCGGCGCGGCTGTCCGACAGCCTGCACGGCCATACGAGCGCGCTGCCGCTGGATTACCCCTGGGTTGTCCCCGTGTGGCTGACCCCGGTGACCTCTGCATTCCTGCACGCCGGGCTTTTACACCTGGCGATGAACATGCTGGTGCTGGTGGTGGTCGGCCGCATGATCGAGGCGGCGCTCGGCACAGGGCGGTTCGTGCTGCTCTATGCCTCAGGGATCGTCGGGGCGGCGGCGATGCATTACGCCGTCGATCCGCTCTCGACAACGCCGGTGGTGGGCGCAAGCGGAGCCATCTCTGCGCTGCTCGCCGCCTATTTCCTGCTGTTTGCCCGGCGCAAGCCAAAGGCCATCGGACCGGTGCCGGGCCTGGTCGTGCACATTGCGTGGCTGGCAGCCGCGTGGATCGGCATCAACCTGCTCAGCCAGCTCGCCTTTGCAGGAACCGCTCTCGGCATCGCCATTTGGGCGCATATCGGCGGGTTTGCCGCCGGTCTGGCACTGGCCGTGCCTCTGGCGCAGAGCCATCGCCCGCGCAGGCCGCGTCGCGACATTCCGTAA
- a CDS encoding DUF4170 domain-containing protein, translating into MSKLHLVMGGRVSDPQTLDFCELDNMDLVGVYPDYASAEEAWRSNAQRTVDDAEMRYVIVHLHRLLDPETPEQA; encoded by the coding sequence ATGAGCAAACTTCATCTCGTCATGGGCGGACGCGTCAGCGATCCGCAAACCCTCGATTTCTGCGAACTCGACAACATGGATCTTGTCGGTGTCTATCCCGATTATGCCAGCGCCGAAGAAGCCTGGCGCAGCAACGCTCAGCGCACGGTCGATGACGCCGAGATGCGCTATGTCATCGTGCACCTGCACCGGCTGCTCGATCCGGAAACCCCCGAACAGGCCTGA